A genomic region of Pogona vitticeps strain Pit_001003342236 chromosome 15, PviZW2.1, whole genome shotgun sequence contains the following coding sequences:
- the TRIM46 gene encoding tripartite motif-containing protein 46 isoform X3 — protein MAEGDDLHSFTSIMDALVRISTSMKNMERELLCPVCKEMYKQPVVLPCMHNVCHICATEVLLQQGYICPDPTSEPTSPASTPATRSPRLGRRVVPKPERLDRLLKSGFGTYPGRKRGGVHPPSVLFPCPLCQRSVDLGERGLGSLFRNLTLERVVERYRHTINVSAAIMCQFCKPPQLEATKGCTECKSSFCNECFKLYHPWGTQKAQHEPTPPTLNFRPKGLMCPEHREEVTHYCKTCQRLLCQLCRVRRTHTGHKISPVLSAYQALKDKLTKSLAYILSNQDTVQAQINELEETLRLTEANGAQAKEEVARLMRGLSALLEEKQTSLLNAIEECRQDRVSNLRAQLHEHRAMMENSGMVGYAQEVLKETDQPCFVQAAKQLHTRIIRATDSLQAFRPAASASFSHFQVDVSRELKLLTDLTFIKAPEAPVIDTQRTYAYDQIFLCWRLPQHSPPAWHYTVEFRRAEPKGKALKLWQRREEVRGTSAVVEYLDTDCVYVLRVRGCNKAGFGEYSEDIYLHTPPAPGTTPTAATTAGRRTPRWTPRRRSPS, from the exons ATGGCCGAGGGAGACGATCTCCACTCCTTCACCTCCATCATGGATGCCCTCGTCCGGATCAGC accagcatgaAGAACATGGAGCGAGAACTGCTTTGTCCGGTTTGTAAGGAAATGTATAAGCAGCCCGTCGTGTTACCCTGCATGCATAACGTTTGCCACATCTGTGCCACCGAGGTCCTCCTCCAGCAGGGCTACATCTGTCCAGACCCCACCTCGGAGCCGACCTCGCCGGCGTCCACCCCGGCCACACGGAGCCCCCGCCTGGGACGCCGGGTCGTGCCCAAACCGGAGCGCCTGGACCGGCTCCTCAAATCCG GTTTCGGCACGTACCCGGGGCGGAAACGAGGGGGCGTGCACCCCCCGAGTGTCCTCTTCCCCTGCCCGTTGTGCCAGCGCAGCGTGGACCTGGGCGAGCGAGGCTTGGGCAGCCTTTTCCGCAACCTGACGCTGGAGCGTGTCGTGGAGCGCTACCGCCACACCATCAACGTCAGCGCGGCCATCATGTGCCAGTTTTGCAAGCCCCCGCAACTGGAGGCCACGAAGGGCTGCACCGAGTGCAAATCCAGCTTTTGCAACGAGTGCTTCAAGCTGTATCACCCGTGGGGCACCCAGAAGGCGCAGCACGAGCCCACCCCGCCCACGCTCAATTTTCGACCCAAA gGTCTGATGTGCCCAGAGCACAGGGAGGAGGTGACACATTATTGCAAGACCTGCCAGCGTCTGCTCTGCCAGCTGTGCCGCGTACGCCGCACACACACAGGTCACAAGATCTCGCCTGTGCTCAGCGCCTACCAGGCgctcaag GATAAACTGACGAAAAGCCTGGCGTACATTCTGAGCAATCAAGACACCGTGCAGGCTCAAATTAacgagctggaagagaccctcagACTAACAGAG GCCAACGGGGCGCAGGCCAAGGAGGAAGTGGCGCGGCTGATGCGTGGCTTAAGCGCCTTGCTGGAAGAGAAGCAGACCTCCTTGCTCAACGCCATTGAGGAGTGCCGGCAGGACCGGGTCTCGAACCTGCGGGCCCAGCTGCACGAACACCGGGCCATGATGGAGAACTCGGGCATGGTGGGCTACGCGCAAGAGGTGCTGAAGGAGACCGACCAGCCTTGCTTCGTCCAGGCGGCCAAACAGCTCCACACCAG GATCATCCGGGCGACGGATTCCCTGCAGGCTTTCCGACCGGCCGCCAGCGCCTCCTTCAGCCACTTCCAGGTGGACGTCAGCCGGGAGCTGAAACTGCTCACAGATCTTACCTTTATCAAGG CTCCGGAAGCCCCTGTGATCGACACGCAGCGCACCTACGCGTACGACCAGATTTTCCTCTGCTGGCGCCTGCCCCAGCATTCCCCGCCAGCGTGGCATTACACGGTGGAGTTCCGCCGGGCCGAGCCCAAGGGGAAAGCTTTGAAACTCTGGCAAAGGAGGGAGGAAGTGAGAGGCACCAGTGCCGTGGTGGAGTACCTGGACACCGACTGCGTCTACGTCTTGC